Within the Ranitomeya imitator isolate aRanImi1 chromosome 8, aRanImi1.pri, whole genome shotgun sequence genome, the region TGTATACAATAGGGGGGGGGGTGCAGGTGGTCAGACTTTGGCTGTCTGAAGTGTATGGCTAGCTTCGGTCGGTTCCATTTGGgtccaagttgttgtttttttgtcctttttttttttgccccttatACAATGCTGATGCCTATAATGTTTTCCTGCTTTCATACACTAACATATTTCTCCCTTTGTAGACAGAGAGGGCTTATCAGAAGCAACCGACTATCTTCCAGAACAAGAAGCGTGTGCTTCTTGGGGAGACCGGCAAAGAGAAGCTACCCCGCTATTACAAGAATGTTGGTCTGGGATTCAAGACACCCAAAGAGGTAACTTGTGGCCATTGCCTTATAAATCCAGTGAGGCACAAATCGCTGTAAATGACAACGTTTTTTGTGCTGTATCATAAGAGAAGTGACATGCAACCTGCACTACATCATGTATTGAAAACCACATTTGTCTCCTCAAGTATGCACAAGTTTTATTTGGTACTTAAAGGGTATGTCCACCTCAGAAAATCTGTGATCACAATATTGATGACCAGTATTGTCAGACCATCGGGAATCTGACTGTCAAGAGCCTGGTAATCACTGCCTGTCCCAGCGTTACAATGTCAGCAGTCACTATTGGGTGTACGGCATAAAGGTAGAGATTGAAGATACTACAGCGGTCACCTGCCATTTATTTGGGGGTGTTGAGAGTTAAACCCTCTCTGATCTGATATCTATGAACCGTCCTCGGGATGTGCTATCAATATTATGATGGGTTATTCTAAGTGGACAATTCCCTGTAATTTCTCCATTTAATGGGAAGTCAATTGATCTTTTACTGCTTTAATTTTCAGGCAATTGAGGGCACATACATTGATAAGAAATGTCCCTTCACTGGCAACGTCTCTATTCGTGGTCGCATTCTGTCCGGTAAGTTTTTTTTACATCTTGTGGCTGATAGTCCTGCCACAATAGTATTACGTAATTGATCtatgtaattatttttttgtgTTGTCTGTAGACTTTACACTTGCCTCTGTCTCTATTTAGGAGTTGTCACCAAGATGAAGATGCAGCGCACAATTGTCATCCGCCGGGACTACTTGCACTACATCCGCAAGTACAACCGTTTTGAGAAACGCCACAAGAACATGTCTGTGCATCTGTCCCCCTGCTTTAGGTGAGATATGAAGTCTGCAGTGCAGAATattagaggttgtccactacttctaCATTGGTGCCCTAGCCTTGTAATGGCTGCCATTCATGTTAGCCCAAACCTCCTTTGACACTTCAAGGTAATACTTCACATGACCTAGCTCTGCACTGACACCGGACTGGGATCTAGAGTTAGTCTAGATCTTCCGTCGGCAGTGCTGAGCTTTGTAATTTGCATACTGTGTATTGAACTTTGGAGGTACCATGTGTGCATTTTCTCGCAATCTCCACGTGCCTGTGGTGGGAATCGAGCATAGTATAGTAGAGGAGGCATGGCAAATTTTGGAGGAATACCAGCACTAATGGAAAGGTGCATTTCACACTTTGCCAAGTGCAGCATTAGAGAACATTTGGGGTGAACTCATCTGAGTTGACCTTTCAAGAAACTGTTGCATCAGTTAACATCCTGCGATCCAGTTCAGCCATTGCTGAGTGTCCTACTCCCCGTACCCCCTGTAATCAAAACGTCTGACGTCATTACGGTATGTTCAGTGTATTTTTGACTCTGATGCACTTTTAAGAATAGAGGTACTACTTCAGTGTTGTGTTTTTATGGCAGTCCTTTCCTCACCGCCTTTTAAGTTACTGGCAATACTTTGGTTCTGTTCACACTGGCATATTGATTTTGGCTTCTCTCTTAACGTGTGCTGTGATATTCAAGAAAGGAAAAAATTAGACTCAAAACGGAAGCCAAATAGACCCAGTTATATTGAATGGGGGTCTCCTCCTTCAGTGTGCGTTTCTGTAACAACTCCCATTTTCCACAGAATCCCATTGTTTGGATTTAGTGTATTGGAAAGCCTTAGGGTGGCATGAGAGCCGTGACATGATGTGGCCCCTTTTATATGCAATGTGAACTTGACCTTTCAGTCTTCTCTTCAGTATACACCATATGGTGTTATTTTTTCGGCTAATGGCTGATACTTGTCCAGAGAATATGCTCTTGTGTGAAGGGCCCCACCTCGGAGACTGTAGCCTTTCTTTAAAAAACCACTAGTTGGCCTATTCAGAGATTTGCTTTATTTGAATGGCCTTTGCAGGTTTATCATCGCTGTCAGGATTCTCATGTGCCAGCAGCAAGACAGTGCTGTTATGTGATGAAGCATGCAATCTCCTTACTTTTGGCTACATTAGGATTAGACACTCAcatccttgctcaatacaagtgaattgaggggGGTCTCGCGCGTCTTGTCGGAATATGGCCAGGAGtgtgcatatcgcatacttgcttTCACGTGTCCGCCTATTcttggcactggagaatcctcacagcgggcCCTGAgaagtcacaagtctgcagtcatagtgACTATAGACTCTGGTGATAAACCTGCATAACCCCTTTAAATGTTCCTGGGCTTCAGTAGAGATCAAGCTCTGTTGAATGTATTACAATAGGTGTCTGCTTTGCGTTGCTATATAGGAGGTTATGGTGGCTTTGACCATCTTGCTTTTGTTGTGAATATCTGAGATTATTGATGAGCGcgcatactcgttgcttgggtctccttgagcacgctcgggtggtctcccgagtatttggatgtgctcggagaattagttttcatcacctcagctgcatgatttacggctgctagacaggctgaatacgtgTGAGGAATGCCtgcctgttagggaattcccacctgTATCCAGGCTGTCCAGAAGCCGTAAATCAtacaggcgatgaaaactaaatctctgagcacatccacatactcagagaccacctgagcgtgctcggggagacccaagcaacaatgctactcactcatcactacctgAGATGCTTATGCTGGGAATACCCCCTTTAAGTTGAAcatgagatgggtttttaaagaaaCAAGAAGTTTGACACTTGCTGGTTCTCTAGAACTTTGCAAAAAGTTTTTTCATGTGTCTGACTTGATTTGCTGCCAGCCGTGGATGATGGATTTTGTGTGAGAGAATGGTAGTCGATCATTCAgcagttaattaaaaaaaattgaccgAAACATATTAAAAATTGTGTAAGCTGTCGGAAGACTGCTTTGATCAGTCTGTATTGGGTCCTTGTCTTGCTGCCAAACCGCAGCTAAACTTCAATCGTCGTAGGGATCTATACTGATCTTACTTGGGCTACTAGATCCAAGAGAAGAGATTGGCGTCTCCTAACTAGTTCCGATTTTATGTGATTTATGGTCTGATGTTCTTGGTTATGTGAGAACTTGCTGAATCTGACCTGTGGAAGTTTCTCAGCTAGGTGTCCAGAGATAATACATTCCCCCTCTACCTTCTGGCGGAGTCTGCTCATCCGCATTAAAGTAGGATACTGAGGAGGCATTCATGGTTTGGTTTGTTATAAAATATTCTGGTTCTGCTCACTGCTGCATTTGGAGGTGAATGGTGCACATGGCGTCCCGTCTTGTATCTGCCGAGACGTGTATGTGTGTGACAGCCATGGAGACAGCAGCAGATACCAATGTTACTGGACAGAGGCCTTGATAAAGGTGCGGGGTGGGTCTATGATTTTAGGGATCCCTACTTCCTGATCTGCCAAAAAAAAGCACTATTTCCATCACAGCTGAGTTGTGGATTTCTGTTATGGATTTTCCTGGATCCTCTACGGAGCACTTTGATAAGCCTTGAGTGCCAACTATAACTATTTTCTGGGCAGGTGTATAACACTTGTTGCATGTGACCTGGCAGATCTGTCACCAGCTGCGCAGGTgagctggaatacccctttaactacaTTGGGCAGTTTTACCATATGGCACCAAGACCTGACCTCTTTAGTGATTCAGTGCAGATTGTGATGATGGAAGGAACCTGTCTTTTGTTTAAAGCAACATCTTCCAATTTCCTTCCTTGAACTGACGCCGCTTTTGTTCTGGTCTTGCAGGGACGTCCAAATCGGAGATATCGTCACCGTTGGAGAGTGCCGTCCTCTCAGCAAAACTGTTCGTTTCAACGTTCTGAAAGTAACAAAAGCGGCTGGAACCAAGAAACAATTCCAGAAGTTTTAAATGTAAATCAGATGTTCTTTCAGGTCAAATAAATCTTTATAAAAACACCAAATTTGAGTTTTTACTTACTGTATTTTTTAATTGGCAAAAAAATGCACTTCTATACTTTGCAAATTTTAGGTATTGTGCCAAAATTTGCAACCAAATATGTAGGTAAATCAATCTGATCAGTAGGAAACAAGGTCTGTCACCAGCGCACAAGGACTCACTACTTCTGACAATGTTAAGAGTTGTGCAGTTTGTATTACACTACGTGATTACAATGATGAGAAGCTGCTGCATTGAAAGTGATGCCATCGCTGGTCGCTGTGCTGCAATGTAATGAAGACCCTGCAGCTAGGGAGACTGGGGgttaaccggaaaaacgtgagcagTTCACACATTGTGCACTTGGCCCATATGTACATCCAGATTCCACCTTGATCCCCCACACAGGATGAAtaagcaggtagttgctacctgCCCGTTGTGCACCGATCTCTGCCAGCACAGAGTGGTCATAGACGGCTACTACGAGCTCCTCTGTTGACATCCGGAGCAGTCGGTGACCGCTCTGTGCCTGCACCGGTAGAACAAACAGGTAGGTGTCTAtctgcaactacctgcctgttactttttaggcacatagtaaaaaaaaaatatatagtcctGAACAAtcactctaaggctgtgtgcacacgtccggaaagtatgcagaaacttcctgagaaaatcctgaggttttctgtaggaattctgcatgcgttttttgtgtggatttttcgcggttttttttttttgtgtttttctttccaGAGGTTCCCAAATGCGATAATATAGTGAGAAATCTgcttaaaatccgcaaaattaataaacatgctgcgtatttttccgcatgcgttttttttttgcgggctAAAAAGCAACATGCACAAATTGCGGAAACCATTTAAAATTAttcgatgcttaatgtatgcgtttttatgcatttttgctgacgaaaaaacgcgacaaatatttgcatcacctggacaggcaagtatTCAatgacctgggcaatactaaggaaatcctcaaaacatgacctgttggtggctcttgcggACTGGAGTTGGTGAACACTGTCTTAAGATCCCACAATGCgtttttggtgaggtttttttattttgttttaacgCTGTGTATTTAaaacaaaaggggaaaaaaaaaggtacttgcatttttttttactttgggtgcagaaaatctgcaacatcaaacgtTTACAGGttttaaatatttttgttttatGTATAGTTTTATTAGCTATGTAAATGGGAGGGCTTCGGTGCTCCCTTGAGGGTGAAGTGCTCTGTGTACAGATAGGTCCCCTCAGTTACCATCCTCCGCCATTCACATTGTGGTGATTGACATCTCTCCAAGAAGCGCTGCCTGCGCATGATGtctttgtggtattttcctgatgaagaggtcagatacaccttgaaacgcgttgaataaaccaccagagcttttcattacatttgaatctgtattattgtggcagcgcggacttgccgtaatccacaaactatcctgcaCAACAGATCTGAATGAattaaatattctcattgaatactttgctctgtacaaagttgaatgtgctgacaacaaattcacacaaaaatcatcaatggaaatcaaatttattaaccaatagaggcctggatttggaacgatactcaaaatcaaagtggaaaatcaaattacaggctgatccaacttcagtagaaatgcctcaaaacaaggaaatgatgctcagtagtgtgtgtggcctccatgtgactGTATGAcaccatacaatgcctgggcatgctcctgatgag harbors:
- the RPS11 gene encoding small ribosomal subunit protein uS17, which encodes MADIQTERAYQKQPTIFQNKKRVLLGETGKEKLPRYYKNVGLGFKTPKEAIEGTYIDKKCPFTGNVSIRGRILSGVVTKMKMQRTIVIRRDYLHYIRKYNRFEKRHKNMSVHLSPCFRDVQIGDIVTVGECRPLSKTVRFNVLKVTKAAGTKKQFQKF